Proteins found in one Aspergillus puulaauensis MK2 DNA, chromosome 8, nearly complete sequence genomic segment:
- the PFK1 gene encoding ATP-dependent 6-phosphofructokinase (COG:G;~EggNog:ENOG410PI6N;~InterPro:IPR022953,IPR035966,IPR009161,IPR000023, IPR015912;~PFAM:PF00365;~go_component: GO:0005737 - cytoplasm [Evidence IEA];~go_function: GO:0003872 - 6-phosphofructokinase activity [Evidence IEA];~go_function: GO:0005524 - ATP binding [Evidence IEA];~go_process: GO:0006002 - fructose 6-phosphate metabolic process [Evidence IEA];~go_process: GO:0006096 - glycolytic process [Evidence IEA]) gives MAPTTLTSQAPLPKRRRIGVLTSGGDAPGMNGAVRAVVRMAIHSDCEAYAVYEGYEGLVNGGDMIKQLHWEDVRGWLSQGGTLIGSARCLSFRERPGRLRAAKNMIMRGIDALVVCGGDGSLTGADVFRSEWPGLLEELVKTGELTPEQVEPYTVLNIVGLVGSIDNDMSGTDATIGCYSSLTRICNAVDDVFDTAFSHQRGFVIEVMGRHCGWLALMAAIATGADWLFIPEMPPKDGWEDDMCDNITKNRGERGKRRTIVIIAEGAHDEQLNKITSDKVKDILTDRLGLDTRTTILGHTQRGGSACAYDRWLSTLQGVEAVRAVLDMTPESPSPVITIRENKIMRTPLMDAVKETQDVAAHIKKRDFIGAMELRDPEFKEYHYAYKNTATPDHPKLALPEGKRMRIAIVHVGAPAGGMNQASRAAVAYCLTRGHTPIAIHNGFPGLIRHHADKPVGSVREVKWVETDAWVNEGGSDIGTNRGLPSEDYETTAQCFEANKFDALFVVGGFEAFTAVSQLRQAREKYEAFKIPMVVLPATISNNVPGTEYSLGSDTCLNALIDFCDCIRQSASSSRRRVFVIETQGGKSGYIATTAGLAVGAVAVYIPEEGIDIKMLARDIDFLRDNFARDKGANRAGKIIMRNESASSTYTTQFIADMIKEEAKGRFESRAAVPGHFQQGGKPSPMDRIRALRMAIKCLMHLETYAGKTKDEIASDEMSATVIGIKGSQVLFSVMGGEAGLEKNETDWARRRPKAEFWLQLQDTVNILSGRASAKDTWSCYEDDDKVYARSHAPSPSYV, from the exons CTCAGGGTGGTACTCTGATCGGTTCCGCTCGTTGCTTGTCTTTCCGCGAGAGGCCTGGCCGACTCCGAGCTGCTAAGAACATGATCATGCGTGGAATTGATGCATTGGTTGTTTGCGGTGGTGACGGTAGTTTGACCGGTGCCGATGTCTTCCGCTCCGAATGGCCTGGCCTCCTGGAGGAATTGGTGAAGACGGGAGAGTTGACCCCAGAGCAGGTCGAGCCTTACACAGTATTGAACATTGTCGGTCTCGTGGGATCAATTGATAACGACATGTCCGGGACAGATGCTACCATTGGCTGCTATTCGTCGTTAACTCGTATCTGTAatgctgttgatgatgtcTTCGACACAGCATTTTCTCATCAGCGAGGCTTTGTTATTGAAGTCATGGGCCGGCACTGTGGTTGGCTTGCTCTGATGGCGGCCATTGCCACGGGCGCAGACTGGCTGTTCATTCCCGAGATGCCTCCCAAAGATGGCTGGGAGGATGACATGTGCGATAACATTACCAAG AATCGTGGCGAACGTGGCAAGCGCAGAAcaatcgtcatcatcgccgaaGGAGCGCACGATGAACAGCTCAACAAGATTACAAGTGACAAGGTCAAAGATATCCTCACTGATCGCCTCGGGCTGGACACCCGAACAACAATTCTTGGACACACACAACGAGGAGGATCTGCCTGCGCCTACGATCGTTGGTTGTCGACCTTGCAGGGAGTGGAGGCCGTCCGAGCTGTTTTGGACATGACACCggaatctccttctccagtcATCACAATTCGCGAGAACAAGATCATGCGCACGCCATTGATGGATGCGGTCAAGGAGACGCAGGATGTCGCGGCACATATCAAGAAGAGAGACTTCATAGGCGCGATGGAATTGCGCGACCCCGAATTCAAAGAATACCACTATGCCTACAAGAACACGGCCACACCGGACCACCCGAAACTCGCCCTTCCCGAAGGAAAG AGAATGCGAATTGCCATTGTCCATGTTGGCGCTCCTGCAGGAGGAATGAACCAGGCTTCGCGGGCTGCCGTGGCATACTGTCTAACGCGCGGGCACACACCAATCGCCATTCACAACGGATTCCCCGGCCTGATCCGGCATCACGCAGATAAGCCTGTAGGCTCAGTGCGCGAGGTCAAATGGGTTGAGACAGACGCCTGGGTAAACGAGGGTGGTTCAGACATTGGCACAAACCGTGGCCTTCCCTCAGAAGACTACGAGACTACCGCCCAATGCTTCGAAGCAAACAAGTTCGACGCGCTATTTGTCGTCGGTGGATTCGAAGCCTTCACAGCCGTCTCCCAGCTCCGCCAGGCGCGTGAGAAGTACGAAGCCTTCAAGATCCCCATGGTCGTTTTGCCGGCCACAATATCAAACAACGTCCCAGGCACAGAATACTCGCTCGGAAGCGACACCTGCCTGAATGCTTTGATCGACTTTTGCGACTGCATCCGGCAAtccgcttcctcgtcgcgcCGTCGTGTCTTCGTCATCGAAACGCAGGGTGGTAAATCAGGGTATATCGCCACAACAGCCGGTCTGGCGGTTGGCGCCGTCGCGGTCTATATCCCCGAAGAAGGGATCGATATTAAGATGCTCGCCCGCGACATAGACTTCCTCCGCGACAACTTCGCCCGTGACAAGGGCGCCAACCGTGCTGGAAAGATCATCATGCGCAACGAGTCCGCTTCTTCCACATATACCACACAGTTCATCGCAGACATGATCAAGGAAGAAGCCAAGGGACGGTTCGAATCTCGCGCCGCTGTCCCCGGACACTTCCAACAGGGCGGCAAGCCTTCGCCTATGGACCGCATCCGCGCCCTGCGCATGGCCATCAAATGTCTGATGCACCTAGAAACCTACGCCGGAAAGACCAAGGACGAAATCGCCTCAGACGAGATGTCCGCCACCGTCATCGGAATCAAGGGCTCCCAGGTCCTGTTCTCGGTTATGGGTGGTGAAGCCGGTCTCGAGAAGAATGAGACGGATTGGGCCCGTCGCCGGCCCAAGGCTGAGTTCTGGCTCCAGTTGCAGGATACGGTTAATATCCTATCTGGCCGCGCGAGTGCAAAGGATACTTGGTCGTGTtatgaagatgatgacaaGGTTTATGCGCGGTCGCATGCTCCATCCCCTTCATATGTCTGA
- a CDS encoding phenylacetaldoxime dehydratase family protein (COG:S;~EggNog:ENOG410PVDU;~InterPro:IPR025702;~PFAM:PF13816,PF13826): MPENRIYPLARPPGHKPPMERWKLEFPNSSSPTIYTAYIGIQRHNSTPDTLSAFSNATEAIQDWLSSGKDNDTVAEKFTFIEGDDAPSSLTWVCYWSNQALYSSHISSLNLSNIYNATGKPGSDSIGLWVEKFTTPISRLETNYSGLDYLPGLARLPGSETVGHTLTAYWGAARDRIPDSANDLFGRPAGEEIDSSSTDPSPLPSPTPTPAGLQQRLAGVNRFDNLVHIRSGQFWGNCDAVETEAYEAQLEPSLRAGLRWVWENREESGAMGLRFVRNVPLSNQAANEVESTGPHAKETCAAGFFRNLEDLERWAKRHPSHLKIFNGAIRHAKAFGDARKFRTWHEVSVLKKGEAEFEYVNCLPETGVIRFLPLQGEDL, encoded by the coding sequence ATGCCCGAGAATCGCATCTACCCGCTCGCCAGACCCCCAGGGCATAAGCCGCCCATGGAGCGGTGGAAGCTCGAGTTCCCCAACAGTTCCAGCCCTACTATCTACACAGCATACATAGGCATCCAGCGGCACAACTCCACCCCAGACACCCTATCCGCATTTTCAAACGCCACAGAAGCCATACAAGACTGGCTCAGCAGCGGAAAGGACAACGACACCGTAGCAGAAAAATTCACCTTCATCGAAGGCGACGACGCCCCGTCTTCCCTAACATGGGTGTGCTACTGGtccaaccaagccctctACTCATCCCACATATCATCGCTGAACCTGTCAAATATCTACAATGCCACCGGCAAACCAGGCTCAGACTCAATCGGCCTCTGGGTAGAAAAATTCACAACCCCAATCTCCCGCCTCGAAACAAACTACTCGGGGCTCGACTACCTCCCCGGTCTAGCGCGTCTGCCTGGGTCAGAGACTGTCGGCCACACACTAACGGCGTACTGGGGCGCCGCGCGAGACCGGATCCCCGACTCGGCTAATGATTTGTTTGGGCGGCCTGCCGGTGAAGAGATTGATAGCAGTAGCACGGACCCTTCGCCGTTGCcgtcgccgacgccgacACCGGCAGGATTGCAGCAGAGATTAGCGGGTGTAAACCGGTTCGACAACCTCGTGCATATCCGCTCCGGGCAGTTCTGGGGGAATTGCGACGCCGTAGAGACAGAGGCGTATGAGGCGCAGTTGGAGCCGAGTCTGCGTGCTGGACTgcggtgggtttgggagaACAGGGAGGAATCTGGTGCGATGGGACTGCGGTTTGTTCGTAATGTCCCGCTTTCGAACCAGGCTGCGAATGAGGTTGAATCTACTGGACCCCACGCCAAGGAAACATGTGCAGCGGGCTTCTTCCGCAACCTCGAGGACCTGGAGCGCTGGGCAAAGCGGCATCCGTCGCATTTGAAGATTTTTAATGGGGCGATTCGGCATGCGAAGGCTTTTGGGGATGCTAGGAAGTTCAGGACGTGGCATGAGGTTTCTGTGCTGAAGAAGGGGGAGGCAGAGTTTGAGTATGTGAATTGTCTCCCTGAGACGGGGGTGATAcggtttcttcctctccagggGGAGGatttatag
- the isn1 gene encoding IMP 5'-nucleotidase ISN1 (COG:F;~EggNog:ENOG410PIQ3;~InterPro:IPR036412,IPR009453;~PFAM:PF06437;~go_function: GO:0000287 - magnesium ion binding [Evidence IEA];~go_function: GO:0050483 - IMP 5'-nucleotidase activity [Evidence IEA];~go_process: GO:0006190 - inosine salvage [Evidence IEA];~go_process: GO:0009117 - nucleotide metabolic process [Evidence IEA]): MTTRYRVEYALKTHRRDQLIEWIKGLLAVPFVLHSQPTAVYQEHSKKLTEVALDTHQRYAEIFRDVEGLMDDHIEHELSGAAGKSKLKLLVPTVGSFFTRVYLKDAFKYQDQQRFISRRRFVAPSFNDIRLILNSAQLLGLVHARGLELVTFDGDVTLYDDGTNMTPDNAAIPRIIRLLQQDIKVGIVTAAGYTEEAKYYERLKGLLDVMHDSQDLTDQQRSGLIVMGGESNYLFRYDASSPHKLIYVPREKWMIGEMATWKEEDITELLNIAESSLRACVANLNLPVSVLRKDRAVGVYPQNKGRLSREQLEETVLVVQNTVERSQVGTRLPFCAFNGGNDVFVDIGDKSWGVRACQQYFGGIDPARTLHVGDQFLSAGANDFKARLASTTAWIASPAETVQLLDELASIQKSLP; encoded by the exons ATGACTACCCGCTATCGCGTTGAAT ACGCCCTCAAG ACTCACCGTCGAGACCAATTG ATTGAATGGATTAAG GGCCTTCTGGCCGTTCCATTTGTGCTACATTCACAGCCCACCGCCGTCTACCAAGAGCACAGCAAAAAACTCACAGAGGTCGCACTCGACACTCACCAGCGCTACGCGGAAATCTTCCGAGATGTCGAGGGCCTTATGGACGATCACA TTGAACATGAACTCAGCGGTGCTGCCGGAAAgtcgaagctgaagctcctTGTTCCAACAGTCGGCTCGTTCTTCACCAGGGTATACTTGAAGGACGCATTCAAGTACCAAGATCAACAACGTTTCATCAGCAGACGGCGCTTCGTCGCTCCCTCATTCAACGATATCCGCCTGATTCTCAACTCCGCCCAGCTCCTTGGCTTGGTTCACGCCCGGGGCCTAGAACTTGTCACCTTCGATGGAGATGTAACTTTATACGACGACGGAACTAACATGACGCCCGATAACGCCGCTATCCCGCGCATCatccgccttcttcagcaggaCATCAAAGTCGGAATCGTCACAGCCGCCGGCTACACAGAAGAAGCCAAATACTACGAGCGCCTAAAGGGCCTTCTCGACGTCATGCACGACTCCCAAGATCTCACCGATCAGCAACGCTCCGGCCTCATCGTCATGGGCGGCGAAAGCAACTATCTCTTCCGATACGACGCATCCTCCCCACATAAGCTCATCTACGTCCCGCGCGAGAAGTGGATGATCGGCGAAATGGCCacctggaaagaagaagacatcaCAGAGCTTCTAAACATCGCAGAGTCCTCCCTTCGCGCCTGCGTCGCGAACCTTAACCTCCCAGTATCCGTCCTCCGCAAGGATCGGGCAGTCGGCGTCTACCCGCAGAATAAAGGCCGGCTGTCTCGCGAACAGCTAGAGGAAactgtcctcgtcgtccaGAATACAGTCGAACGGTCCCAGGTCGGAACTCGACTCCCGTTCTGTGCTTTCAATG GTGGCAACGACGTGTTCGTTGATATCGGCGATAAATCATGGGGTGTGCGTGCTTGCCAGCAGTATTTTGGCGGCATTGACCCCGCGCGCACTTTGCATGTCGGTGATCAGTTCTTATCGGCCGGTGCCAATGATTTCAAG GCCCGTCTTGCTTCCACGACTGCGTGGATCGCCAGCCCAGCTGAAACGGTACAACTTCTGGACGAGCTAGCTAGTATCCAGAAATCCCTACCATGA
- a CDS encoding putative MFS transporter (COG:G;~EggNog:ENOG410PGKR;~InterPro:IPR020846,IPR011701,IPR036259;~PFAM:PF07690;~TransMembrane:12 (i65-85o105-126i133-152o158-181i193-216o228-248i293-320o340-357i364-383o389-412i424-445o457-476i);~go_function: GO:0022857 - transmembrane transporter activity [Evidence IEA];~go_process: GO:0055085 - transmembrane transport [Evidence IEA]) produces the protein MAAKSDEKPNVADEKALAGHQEDLKAVEDPTQFAGRGQAATDQYGRALFEFDKKAESRLRWKMDFCLLPTVSLLYLFCFIDRANIGNARLAGFDTDLGLAGNDYNVVLSIFYISYIVFEIPCNLACKWLGPGWFLPLSTLLFGVSSVATAFVDTLAEAAGVRFVLGIFEAGMLPGIAYYLSRWYRRSELAFRLSLYIVMAPLAGAFGGLLASAILTLDHFGSLHTWRMIFAIEGIVTIALAVIAFFTLTDRPETARWLTQEEKDLAIARLKSERVATTEVLDRIDTTKLLRGIFSPVTLATSFIFLLNNITVQGLAFFAPTIVRTIYPDASVVSQQLHTVPPYVVGAFFTVLFPFLSWRWDNRLAFFVAGPPLMMTGYIMFLASTDAQVRYGATFLIASGAFAFGALTNAHVSNNVVSDTARSAAIGTNVMLGNVGGLVSTWSFLDFDKPNYHIGNGLNLATSSMCLILSAALWAWMKWDNRRRAHTDVDQALSGLSQKQVQDLDWRNPAFKWRP, from the exons ATGGCAGCCAAATCAGACGAGAAGCCGAACGTGGCCGATGAGAAGGCCCTGGCCGGGCATCAGGAAGACTTGAAGGCCGTCGAAGATCCTACGCAGTTCGCCGGTCGTGGCCAGGCTGCCACCGATCAGTATGGCCGGGCGCTGTTCGAGTTCGACAAGAAGGCCGAGTCGCGACTACGTTGGAAGATGGACTTCTGCCTGCTTCCTACGGTGTCGctgctttatttattttgttttaTTGATCGCGCGAATATCG GAAACGCGAGACTCGCAGGCTTCGACACCGATCTGGGCCTCGCTGGCAACGACTATAATGTCGTCCTGTCTATTTTCTACATCTCGTACATTGTTTTCGAGATTCCGTGTAATCTTGCCTGCAAATGGCTTGGGCCCGGCTGGTTCTTGCCCCTGTCGACACTGCTCTTTGGCGTATCGTCTGTCGCGACAGCGTTCGTAGACACGCTTGCAGAGGCCGCTGGGGTGCGATTCGTGCTGGGAATTTTCGAAGCAGGCATGCTTCCAGGCATTGCGTATTACTTGAGTCGCTGGTATCGCCGCAGCGAGCTCGCGTTCCGGTTGTCGCTGTATATTGTCATGGCGCCTCTCGCCGGGGCCTTTGGAGGGCTGTTGGCCTCTGCCATTCTCACACTGGATCACTTCGGCAGTCTACATACATGGCGGAtgatcttcgccatcgaagGGATCGTGACGATTGCCCTGGCAGTGATTGCCTTCTTCACTCTGACCGACCGACCAGAGACGGCGAGATGGCTCAcgcaagaagagaaagaccTGGCCATTGCACGACTGAAGTCTGAACGTGTCGCGACGACCGAAGTGCTCGATCGCATCGATACCACGAAGCTCCTCCGGGGTATCTTCAGCCCAGTTACCCTGGCCACGTcgttcatcttcctcctgaacaacatcaccgtccAGGGccttgccttcttcgcaCCGACCATTGTCCGCACCATCTACCCTGACGCCAGCGTCGtcagccagcagctgcacACCGTCCCGCCATACGTCGTCGGGGCCTTTTTCACCGTCTTATTCCCCTTCCTCAGCTGGCGGTGGGATAACCGGCTGGCCTTCTTCGTCGCAGGCCCGCCCCTCATGATGACGGGGTATATCATGTTCCTCGCATCGACCGACGCACAGGTGCGATACGGCGCGACATTCCTAATCGCCAGCGGCGCCTTCGCATTCGGGGCTCTCACCAACGCACACGTCAGCAACAACGTCGTCTCCGACACAGCGAGGTCGGCCGCGATCGGGACGAACGTGATGTTAGGCAACGTGGGCGGGTTGGTCTCGACGTGGTCGTTCCTGGACTTCGACAAGCCGAACTACCACATCGGCAACGGGCTGAACCTGGCGACGAGCAGCATGTGCTTGATTCTGAGCGCGGCTCTGTGGGCGTGGATGAAGTGGGATAATCGGCGGCGCGCGCACACAGACGTGGACCAGGCGCTGTCCGGGCTGTCGCAGAAGCAGGTGCAGGACTTGGATTGGCGCAATCCTGCGTTTAAGTGGCGACCTTGA
- a CDS encoding putative MFS quinate transporter (COG:G;~EggNog:ENOG410PJ3A;~InterPro:IPR005829,IPR005828,IPR003663,IPR036259, IPR020846;~PFAM:PF00083;~TransMembrane:12 (i23-41o81-102i109-126o132-152i164-183o203-221i293-315o335-355i362-383o403-422i434-455o475-493i);~go_component: GO:0016020 - membrane [Evidence IEA];~go_component: GO:0016021 - integral component of membrane [Evidence IEA];~go_function: GO:0022857 - transmembrane transporter activity [Evidence IEA];~go_process: GO:0055085 - transmembrane transport [Evidence IEA]), giving the protein MAGGPKQPLNVFRLKLDGAPKEVLNWRLWFAVLTFGLMGAARGVDEGLITGAFDSKDFQRTINFDSYGEVEQTNIRANVTAMVQLGSVGGALIAFLFCDIFGRLWTCRGLCLVWILGIAIFMGHGGNLAAVYAGRLVAGLGVGATVVVAPVYLSEIAPAQIRGLCTCIFTGFVYIGIVVAYFANYGCEVNMGDNTHDRWLVPTSLHIIFAGLIFILSFLQIESPRYLIKRNNYDQALINLSRIRNLPPDHPYVIQELSGIKNSHEAEMEATHGLGWFGVVKEAVMVPSNLYRLYLATGVQILSQWSGAGSITVYAPQLFALLGISGSEEGLLVTAVFGIVKLVAAVVCALFLVDVIGRKRALLIGITLQAISMVYIAGFLTAVPELGVVDDFELPTHQAGPSRGAIAMIYISGVGWALGWNSMQYLLTAELFPLRIRALATSTAMTLHFANQYGNARAVPNMLLPTAQGGIDPKGTFWCFGAVTVLGGIWVLFSIPETAGRTLESMDSLFQLPWYKIGLYGNRDAETRDLVQEKMGEDQDVAAAQVASMNVGEGEKAKEERREHV; this is encoded by the exons ATGGCGGGCGGTCCGAAGCAGCCCTTGAACGTCTTCCGGCTCAAGCTGGATGGCGCGCCCAAGGAGGTCCTGAACTGGCGCCTTTGGTTTGCGGTGCTCACGTTCGGCCTCATGGGCGCTGCCCGTGGTGTCGACGAGGGTTTGATCACCGGAGCCTTCGATTCGAAGGATTTCCAGCGCACTATCAATTTCGACTCGTACGGCGAGGTCGAGCAGACCAACATCCGCGCAAATGTCACTGCGATGGTGCAGCTGGGCAGTGTCGGTGGTGCTCTTAT TGCTTTTCTCTTCTGTGATATCTTCGGCCGTCTCTGGACTTGTCGCGGTCTGTGTCTCGTATGGATCCTGGGCATAGCCATCTTCATGGGCCACGGGGGCAACCTCGCTGCTGTCTATGCTGGACGACTGGTTGCTGGGCTCGGTGTTGGCGCGACGGTCGTGGTGGCCCCGGTCTATCTCAGTGAAATC GCTCCGGCGCAAATTCGTGGCCTGTGCACGTGTATCTTCACTGGTTTCGTTTACATTGGAATCGTCGTGGCCTACTTTGCCAACTATGGCTGTGAGGTCAACATGGGAGACAACACGCATGACCGCTGG CTCGTACCTACTAGTCTGCACATCATATTCGCCggcctcatcttcatcctctcgTTCCTCCAGATCGAGTCGCCGCGCTACCTTATCAAGCGAAACAACTACGACCAGGCTCTGATCAACCTCTCTCGCATCCGCAACCTCCCCCCTGACCACCCCTACGTTATCCAAGAGCTGTCCGGGATCAAGAACTCGCACGAGGCCGAAATGGAAGCAACCCACGGCCTCGGCTGGTTCGGCGTCGTCAAAGAGGCCGTCATGGTGCCCTCCAACCTGTACCGTCTCTACCTAGCCACCGGCGTCCAGATCCTCTCACAATGGTCCGGCGCCGGCTCCATCACCGTCTACGCACCCCAGCTCTTCGCCCTACTAGGCATCTCCGGCTCCGAGGagggcctcctcgtcaccgcCGTCTTCGGAATCGTCAagctcgtcgccgccgtcgtctgcgcgctcttcctcgtcgacgtcATCGGCCGCAAGCGCGCCCTCCTCATCGGAATCACCCTGCAGGCCATCTCCATGGTCTACATCGCCGGCTTCTTAACAGCCGTCCCCGAGCtcggcgtcgtcgacgacttcgagCTCCCCACCCACCAGGCCGGCCCCTCCCGCGGCGCCATCGCCATGATCTACATCTCCGGTGTAGGCTGGGCGCTCGGCTGGAACTCCATGCAGTACCTGCTAACCGCTGAACTGTTCCCGCTGCGCATTCGCGCCCTGGCAACTTCCACCGCCATGACGCTGCACTTTGCAAACCAGTACGGTAACGCCCGTGCTGTGCCGAATATGCTTCTGCCCACGGCGCAGGGCGGGATCGACCCCAAGGGTACATTCTGGTGTTTCGGCGCCGTGACCGTCCTTGGTGGAATTTGGGTGCTGTTTAGTATCCCTGAGACTGCGGGGCGGACTCTGGAGAGTATGGATTCGTTGTTCCAGCTGCCATGGTATAAGATCGGTTTGTATGGTAACAGGGATGCTGAGACTAGAGATCTGGTCcaggagaagatgggcgaGGATCAGGATGTGGCTGCTGCGCAGGTGGCGAGTATGAATGTtggtgagggtgagaagGCTAAGGAGGAGCGCAGGGAGCATGTCTAA